In the Desulforhopalus sp. genome, one interval contains:
- a CDS encoding aspartate kinase, with the protein MAASRLRIEKIGGTTMSRFGEVLKNVILKDKNDIYNRIYVVSAYSGVTNELLEHKKTGQPGIYQSFQQNAEYEPAMISLQNRLCEMNRNFESIGLNIAIADQFVCERISFAVNILKSMDNVISSGYVNRNEVLLAARELLASIGEMHSAFNSANILQNLGYNATFVDLSGWQERRERTIDERIRHTFAKLDPTTTICVATGYTKGTEGIMREFDRGYSEVTFSKIACLLGASEAVIHKEYHLCSGDPVIIGEGKVHPVGNTNFDVADQLADVGMEAIHPKASKPLEVAGISIRVMNAFDPSHSGTLITKDYICPQSKTEIVTGSKTVTCLEIHDTRMVGEVGFDMRIMKILQDHNVSYINKATNANTIDVIIAEKDCSQSLVEDMRKHFEVVTTKNVAIVCAIGSNIAKPGILARAAQALADEGINILSVSQTTRQTNMQFTVLRDHFVQAQRSLHRALCEELS; encoded by the coding sequence ATGGCTGCAAGCAGGCTTCGAATTGAAAAAATCGGTGGCACCACCATGTCCCGGTTCGGGGAGGTGTTGAAAAACGTCATCCTTAAAGACAAAAATGACATTTATAACAGAATCTACGTGGTTTCCGCCTATTCCGGAGTCACCAACGAACTACTCGAACATAAAAAGACCGGTCAACCGGGAATCTACCAGAGCTTTCAGCAAAATGCCGAGTACGAACCGGCGATGATCAGCCTGCAGAACCGGCTTTGTGAAATGAACCGCAACTTTGAGAGTATCGGCCTCAACATTGCGATTGCCGACCAATTTGTCTGCGAACGCATCTCCTTCGCCGTCAATATCTTAAAGAGCATGGACAACGTCATTTCCTCCGGTTACGTCAATCGCAACGAAGTCCTCCTGGCCGCTCGGGAGTTGCTTGCCTCGATCGGTGAGATGCACAGCGCCTTCAACAGCGCCAATATTTTGCAAAACCTCGGATACAACGCCACCTTCGTCGATCTGAGCGGCTGGCAGGAACGGCGCGAGCGGACCATTGATGAGCGCATTCGCCACACCTTCGCAAAACTCGATCCAACCACGACCATCTGCGTCGCCACCGGCTACACCAAGGGTACGGAAGGGATTATGCGGGAGTTTGACCGCGGCTATTCAGAGGTGACCTTTTCAAAAATCGCCTGCCTGCTTGGCGCCAGTGAGGCGGTGATCCACAAGGAATACCACCTCTGTTCGGGGGATCCGGTAATCATCGGTGAAGGCAAGGTGCATCCAGTCGGCAATACCAACTTTGATGTCGCCGATCAGCTGGCCGATGTCGGCATGGAAGCCATCCATCCCAAGGCCTCAAAACCGCTGGAAGTTGCCGGGATATCCATTCGAGTAATGAATGCCTTTGACCCCAGTCACAGCGGCACCTTGATAACCAAGGACTATATCTGCCCGCAATCCAAGACGGAAATCGTAACCGGCTCAAAAACGGTAACCTGCCTGGAAATTCATGACACCCGGATGGTCGGCGAGGTCGGTTTTGATATGCGAATCATGAAGATCCTGCAGGATCACAACGTCAGCTATATCAACAAGGCGACCAACGCCAACACCATTGACGTCATTATCGCCGAAAAGGACTGCTCGCAATCCCTGGTCGAAGATATGCGCAAACACTTCGAGGTCGTCACCACCAAAAACGTTGCCATCGTCTGTGCCATCGGCTCGAATATAGCCAAACCCGGCATACTCGCCAGGGCCGCGCAAGCCCTGGCCGATGAAGGCATCAACATTCTCTCGGTATCCCAGACCACCAGGCAGACCAATATGCAGTTTACGGTGCTTCGCGACCATTTTGTCCAGGCCCAGCGCTCCCTGCACCGGGCGCTCTGCGAAGAACTGAGCTGA
- a CDS encoding NAD-binding protein, which translates to MDFFRLKLSLFLLLATIAFGTSGYVLVEGMHLFDAFYMTIITISSVGFMEVQPLSNSGRGITIVIIILGISLLTYTLGQVARIFVEGELRRVLGRRKLEKQIAKLQDHYIICGYGRIGQVIVKELKTARIPLVVIEQDPASIEILEDEGVLYLNMDATSDEALNAAGLARARGLVTAVSSDADNVFIALSAKGLRPDIFILARASDVQNENKLLRAGASRVVCPYQMGGRRMAEILHKPTVVDFLDQTMMHTELGLQMEEAIIGKGSPIIGKTLVSSNLRQDFGVIIVAIKRVTGEMIFNPGPGEIFNANDVIVAIGKKAELRRMSQVVY; encoded by the coding sequence ATGGACTTCTTTAGACTCAAACTCTCGCTTTTCCTCCTGCTAGCGACAATCGCTTTTGGTACTTCCGGATATGTTCTGGTTGAGGGCATGCATTTATTTGATGCCTTTTACATGACTATCATAACCATCAGCAGCGTCGGCTTCATGGAGGTGCAGCCCCTCTCCAACTCCGGCAGAGGAATCACTATCGTTATCATTATCCTGGGCATCAGCCTTTTGACCTATACCCTTGGGCAGGTTGCCCGTATCTTTGTGGAAGGTGAGCTTAGGAGAGTTCTCGGGAGAAGAAAATTGGAAAAACAGATTGCCAAGTTGCAGGACCACTATATTATTTGCGGCTACGGCCGGATAGGCCAGGTCATTGTCAAGGAACTCAAGACTGCAAGGATACCCCTGGTGGTGATCGAGCAGGATCCGGCAAGCATTGAGATCCTGGAAGATGAAGGTGTACTCTATCTCAATATGGATGCCACCTCCGACGAGGCCTTGAATGCCGCCGGCCTCGCCCGTGCCAGAGGCTTGGTGACGGCGGTCAGTTCCGATGCCGACAACGTCTTTATTGCCCTTTCCGCCAAGGGCTTGCGCCCGGACATCTTCATCCTCGCCCGGGCCTCGGATGTGCAGAACGAAAACAAACTGCTGCGGGCCGGGGCCTCACGGGTGGTTTGTCCGTACCAGATGGGCGGGCGGCGGATGGCGGAGATCCTTCACAAACCGACGGTGGTTGATTTTCTTGATCAGACGATGATGCATACCGAACTCGGCCTGCAGATGGAGGAGGCAATCATCGGCAAGGGGTCGCCGATCATCGGCAAGACCTTGGTCAGCAGTAATCTCCGCCAGGATTTTGGCGTTATCATCGTCGCTATCAAAAGGGTTACCGGTGAGATGATTTTCAATCCGGGACCCGGCGAGATCTTTAACGCCAACGATGTCATTGTTGCCATCGGCAAAAAGGCGGAATTGCGACGGATGTCCCAGGTCGTCTACTGA
- a CDS encoding SPOR domain-containing protein yields the protein MKKLFAAILIFSILAVVLFAVIVFRAPTAPVLPVPQIKPAAPAEKTPVAVLSPPQDLERALPAATPTVPVEPSISIEDKPKSAATPETALAPMDPQQVASAAAAPDTVPHQAAPDTPADRQPPVLIGLLTDTGETEENQMVDPYSTQVKRAPRKQPEAVPQQKPVKKTQAEEKNGMEMVHLSAGNHPFSILLETLSKHSNAQQAISFYKKKGLTCYWVKVSLDDEGDKYRLFTGAFATEAEAKSALVKHHLTGKSVKKTPYAARIGIFSNKEELAATYKKTAATGVVPYVLGTVEESFFLYVGAFYTAEGANSQCRELVDQGLPCQAVSRSTLP from the coding sequence ATGAAGAAACTTTTTGCTGCAATACTTATCTTCTCGATCCTCGCCGTTGTACTTTTCGCGGTGATCGTCTTCAGAGCCCCGACGGCTCCGGTATTACCGGTGCCGCAGATAAAGCCTGCTGCTCCAGCTGAAAAAACGCCTGTCGCAGTGCTTTCCCCACCACAAGACCTGGAACGTGCCCTTCCCGCCGCAACACCGACAGTGCCTGTTGAACCGTCAATATCTATAGAAGATAAACCGAAATCTGCTGCTACACCGGAAACTGCCCTTGCCCCCATGGATCCTCAGCAGGTGGCCAGCGCTGCCGCCGCTCCGGACACCGTGCCGCACCAGGCAGCACCTGACACTCCCGCTGACCGGCAACCACCAGTTTTAATCGGCCTCCTCACCGATACCGGTGAGACTGAGGAAAACCAGATGGTTGACCCCTACTCCACCCAGGTGAAGCGGGCACCACGAAAACAACCGGAGGCCGTACCGCAACAAAAACCGGTGAAAAAGACCCAGGCCGAAGAGAAAAATGGTATGGAAATGGTACACCTCTCTGCAGGCAACCACCCATTTTCCATCCTCCTCGAAACCCTCTCTAAACATTCCAATGCCCAACAGGCAATATCCTTCTACAAGAAAAAAGGCCTGACCTGTTATTGGGTGAAGGTCTCGCTTGATGACGAAGGAGATAAATACCGGCTCTTTACCGGGGCCTTTGCGACCGAGGCCGAGGCAAAAAGCGCCCTTGTCAAACACCATCTCACCGGAAAATCTGTCAAAAAAACCCCATATGCCGCCCGTATCGGAATCTTTAGCAACAAGGAAGAACTCGCCGCAACCTATAAAAAGACTGCAGCAACCGGAGTTGTTCCGTATGTTCTTGGCACAGTGGAAGAAAGCTTTTTTCTTTATGTCGGGGCCTTCTATACCGCCGAGGGGGCAAACAGCCAATGCCGGGAGCTGGTGGACCAAGGACTTCCTTGTCAGGCGGTGTCCCGTTCGACATTACCATAA
- a CDS encoding aspartate/tyrosine/aromatic aminotransferase, whose amino-acid sequence MWQNITAAPADSILGLTDAFRKDPNPKKVNLGVGVYKDEAGKTPILDCVKAAEKLLLDQESTKSYLPISGDPLYATEVQKLIFGEGSEVISSGRAVTAHAPGGTGALRVGGDLLKKFYPNAKVWISKPTWANHKGVFTTSGFPLAEYAYYNAGTKSLDFQGMIADLQTVPAGDIVLLHACCHNPSGVDLNAEQWQKVAAISAEKGWVPFMDFAYQGFGEGLEADRAGIEAFAATGVDFCISSSYSKNFGLYNERTGAITIVTPNAAEAAVAMSHLKATIRVIYSNPPAHGGLVVATILSTPQLREQWLAELAGMRNRIKAMRVALVEGLTARGVKGDFSSITSQRGMFSFSGLSDEVVQWLRANKSIYVVAGGRINLAGLTEANIGYVCDAIAEATRS is encoded by the coding sequence ATGTGGCAAAATATAACTGCAGCACCCGCCGATTCTATCCTTGGCTTGACCGATGCGTTCAGAAAGGATCCAAACCCAAAGAAGGTCAATCTGGGCGTAGGGGTATATAAGGATGAGGCCGGCAAGACGCCGATACTGGATTGCGTCAAAGCGGCCGAAAAACTCCTGCTTGACCAGGAAAGTACGAAAAGCTATCTGCCGATTTCCGGCGATCCACTGTATGCCACCGAGGTTCAGAAACTGATTTTCGGTGAGGGCAGCGAGGTTATCTCCTCCGGCAGGGCGGTGACCGCCCACGCCCCAGGCGGCACCGGTGCCCTGCGGGTGGGCGGCGACCTGCTGAAGAAATTTTATCCCAATGCCAAGGTATGGATCAGCAAGCCGACATGGGCCAATCATAAGGGCGTTTTTACCACCTCCGGATTTCCCCTCGCCGAGTACGCCTACTACAATGCCGGCACCAAGTCCCTCGATTTTCAGGGGATGATCGCAGATCTGCAGACCGTTCCCGCCGGGGATATTGTGTTGCTGCACGCCTGCTGCCATAACCCGAGTGGCGTTGACCTGAACGCCGAACAGTGGCAAAAGGTAGCGGCAATCAGCGCCGAAAAGGGCTGGGTGCCCTTTATGGACTTTGCCTATCAGGGCTTTGGTGAAGGTCTTGAGGCCGACCGCGCGGGCATTGAGGCCTTTGCCGCCACCGGTGTTGATTTTTGCATCTCCAGCTCCTACTCGAAGAATTTCGGTCTCTACAACGAGCGTACCGGCGCCATCACCATCGTCACGCCAAACGCCGCGGAGGCAGCGGTGGCGATGAGCCATCTGAAGGCCACCATTCGGGTCATCTACTCCAATCCGCCGGCCCACGGCGGGCTGGTTGTCGCCACCATTCTTTCCACACCGCAGCTGCGGGAGCAGTGGCTTGCCGAACTGGCCGGGATGCGCAACCGCATCAAGGCGATGCGCGTTGCCCTGGTTGAGGGGTTGACCGCCCGGGGCGTCAAAGGCGACTTCTCCTCGATCACCAGCCAGCGCGGCATGTTTTCCTTCAGCGGTTTGTCCGATGAAGTTGTCCAGTGGTTGCGGGCCAATAAGAGCATCTACGTAGTAGCCGGGGGCCGGATCAATCTGGCCGGTCTCACTGAGGCCAATATCGGCTATGTCTGCGACGCCATCGCCGAGGCAACGCGAAGCTGA
- a CDS encoding Tim44 domain-containing protein, which translates to MARLWKRFTPIFMLLIAFALIEGGLTTDYADARSKSGGKSFSSSPSKTPASTPATAPAAGGGFGRGLMGGLLGGAIGGMLFGSMFGGGGSGMGILPLLILGGVGFFLYRKFAKARQGAGNATPSQYSRQGVQVPNILSGGAGSYSQPPPPPVIGENLVDDGLRQIKESDRNFDPTYFTEVASDVFFQVQAGWMRRDLQSYRHLLGEQLAREYEEQFVDMRSKGHINKLESIAIRGVEIVQAGSDGREDFVTVLFTANLLDYTVDDKTGQLVSGSMTEPVKFKEEWTWARATGTQNWKLEGIEES; encoded by the coding sequence ATGGCCAGGTTATGGAAGAGATTTACCCCGATTTTTATGTTGCTTATCGCCTTTGCCCTCATTGAAGGTGGACTAACCACCGATTACGCCGATGCCCGCTCCAAATCGGGCGGGAAGTCCTTCAGTTCAAGCCCCAGCAAGACTCCGGCCAGCACACCGGCAACGGCACCTGCCGCCGGTGGCGGCTTTGGTCGTGGCCTGATGGGCGGTCTTCTCGGTGGCGCCATCGGCGGAATGCTCTTTGGCTCGATGTTTGGCGGCGGCGGCTCCGGTATGGGAATCCTCCCTTTGCTGATTCTCGGCGGTGTTGGATTCTTTCTCTACCGAAAATTTGCCAAGGCCAGGCAAGGTGCCGGCAATGCGACGCCAAGTCAATATAGCCGGCAGGGAGTTCAGGTACCAAACATCCTGAGTGGCGGGGCTGGTAGTTATTCTCAGCCGCCACCGCCTCCGGTTATCGGCGAAAACCTGGTAGACGATGGCCTTCGGCAGATCAAGGAGAGCGACAGGAATTTTGATCCGACCTATTTCACCGAAGTGGCCTCGGATGTCTTCTTCCAGGTGCAGGCGGGATGGATGCGGCGGGATCTCCAGTCCTATCGGCATCTTCTCGGTGAGCAGTTGGCCCGGGAGTATGAAGAGCAATTTGTCGACATGCGCAGTAAGGGCCATATCAACAAGTTGGAGTCCATTGCCATTCGTGGGGTGGAGATCGTTCAGGCGGGTAGCGACGGCCGCGAAGATTTCGTCACTGTGCTGTTTACCGCCAACCTTCTCGATTATACGGTTGACGACAAGACAGGCCAACTCGTCTCCGGCAGCATGACCGAGCCGGTGAAATTCAAAGAAGAGTGGACTTGGGCAAGAGCTACCGGCACCCAGAATTGGAAGCTTGAAGGCATAGAAGAGAGTTGA